A DNA window from Anaerocolumna sp. AGMB13020 contains the following coding sequences:
- a CDS encoding LysM peptidoglycan-binding domain-containing protein gives MKSIAYISKKRNDNMIHVFQGGETLSTIAEQNNISLLRLITDNNLTPDITPSIGQAIMIEPPGRSYIVKEGDTIQGIAEDNGISVLQLLRLNPSITDKDSLTVGEELVISYDTDKEINIMGYTSVTIQEPILRKTLPSLTYLTILNYRVDPLGNLQNINDSQIINLALEYEVAPIMCVSNMTDAGRGSYAASHSIFNNPEVQDKLIFNILYTMKTKGYMGVNLSFVHLLTEDLPAYAEFVRKVTVELNQENYVVFVSITPNAFKYRPGIGYDSPYYAEMGSAANYVILITYLWQEGHISDMEQTTPWYLKQYLDFVVTQIPAEKIMLGLTRIAYDWELPYIENESLGALLTNASAINLANQLGVDIHYDQTSQTPFYYYTESGARHYVWFKDARTYEAILNLVEVYGLHGVAVWNIMYYYTQTWLAINSHYKVKRYDRFIQEM, from the coding sequence ATGAAAAGCATTGCATATATTAGTAAAAAAAGGAACGATAATATGATACATGTATTTCAAGGTGGGGAAACGCTTTCAACGATAGCAGAGCAAAATAATATTTCACTTTTACGACTAATTACAGACAATAATCTGACTCCGGATATTACGCCGAGTATCGGGCAGGCTATTATGATTGAACCGCCTGGTAGATCTTATATAGTGAAAGAGGGAGATACTATCCAAGGTATCGCTGAAGATAATGGTATTAGCGTTCTGCAATTGCTGCGCCTAAACCCAAGCATTACAGATAAAGATAGCTTAACTGTCGGAGAAGAACTGGTAATTAGTTACGACACGGATAAAGAAATAAATATCATGGGTTATACAAGTGTTACTATTCAAGAGCCAATATTAAGAAAAACCTTGCCATCTTTAACTTATCTGACTATTTTGAATTATAGGGTTGACCCTTTGGGTAATCTGCAGAATATTAACGATTCACAGATTATAAACCTTGCACTGGAGTATGAAGTAGCACCAATAATGTGTGTTTCTAATATGACAGACGCAGGCAGAGGGAGTTATGCAGCAAGTCACTCTATTTTTAATAATCCGGAAGTTCAGGATAAACTAATATTCAACATTCTATATACTATGAAAACAAAAGGATATATGGGAGTAAATCTGTCCTTTGTCCACTTATTGACAGAAGATCTGCCGGCTTATGCAGAATTTGTAAGAAAAGTTACAGTAGAATTAAATCAGGAAAACTATGTAGTTTTTGTAAGTATTACTCCAAATGCATTTAAATACCGTCCGGGCATTGGGTACGACAGCCCATATTATGCAGAGATGGGCAGCGCCGCCAACTATGTAATTCTTATTACTTATCTTTGGCAGGAAGGTCACATAAGTGATATGGAACAGACTACCCCATGGTATTTGAAGCAATATCTTGATTTCGTTGTAACACAGATCCCGGCAGAGAAAATAATGCTTGGATTAACCCGTATAGCATACGACTGGGAATTACCTTATATTGAAAATGAATCGCTGGGAGCCTTGCTTACCAATGCCAGTGCAATTAATCTTGCAAACCAACTAGGGGTTGATATTCATTACGATCAAACCTCACAGACACCTTTTTATTATTATACTGAATCAGGAGCACGTCATTACGTCTGGTTCAAAGATGCAAGAACATATGAAGCAATTCTTAATCTGGTAGAGGTATATGGGTTACATGGGGTAGCTGTATGGAATATCATGTATTACTATACACAGACATGGCTTGCTATTAATTCACATTACAAGGTTAAAAGATATGATCGTTTTATACAGGAAATGTAA
- the glmS gene encoding glutamine--fructose-6-phosphate transaminase (isomerizing): protein MCGIIGFTGYADAKKVMIDGLTALEYRGYDSAGIAFFEENGIKTLKTIGKVSVLADKVAKEVVAKTSESTCGIGHTRWATHGGVTDTNAHPHTSGKVTLIHNGIIENYRELELSLKESGRTPVSQTDTEIAALLIDSLYDGDAIKTIKKAVELLEGAYAFCIMFADQPDIIYSLRNSSPLVACHTKEGSIIASDMVALIDYSKDYFVVPEMHVVILKRDSISLTDLDGNEVSPRMLHVNWDMTAAKKGGYPHFMLKEIHEQPDSLRNTILPRIQNKLPDFTADNIPDSLFDGISRIIITACGTAMHAGLIGKVMLERLLRFPVTVEIASEFRYQDPIIDKSTLVITISQSGETADTLAALKLAKEYGASTLSIVNVKGSSIARESDYVLYTHAGPEIAVASTKAYTAQLSCLYLLAFRFAYATGKLEKEKCIEEMHELLNMIPALEETISFDKKIEEISKQLTEKEDLFFIGRGLDYALSCEGSIKLKEISYIHSEAYAAGELKHGTLSLVTEGVPVVALATQQKVYSKMISNIREVKARNAFVVLITMKGQEAEPSIYDYHITLPEVKDTYAPFLAAIVLQLLAYYTSLHRGLNVDQPRNLAKSVTVE from the coding sequence ATGTGTGGAATTATTGGATTTACTGGTTACGCTGATGCAAAAAAGGTTATGATCGACGGTCTTACTGCTTTGGAATACAGAGGATATGACAGTGCCGGAATTGCTTTCTTTGAAGAAAATGGTATTAAGACCCTTAAAACCATTGGTAAAGTATCTGTTCTGGCAGACAAGGTAGCGAAGGAAGTCGTAGCAAAAACATCAGAAAGTACCTGTGGTATCGGTCACACCAGATGGGCAACTCATGGAGGTGTAACTGATACAAACGCACATCCTCACACTTCCGGAAAGGTTACTCTGATTCACAACGGTATAATCGAAAATTATCGTGAACTGGAGCTGAGTTTAAAGGAATCCGGTAGAACTCCCGTATCACAGACAGATACAGAAATTGCTGCTCTTCTTATTGACAGCCTTTATGATGGTGACGCCATAAAGACAATTAAAAAAGCGGTTGAATTACTTGAAGGCGCATATGCCTTTTGTATTATGTTTGCAGACCAGCCGGATATTATCTACAGCCTTAGAAACAGCAGTCCTTTAGTAGCCTGCCATACCAAAGAAGGTTCCATTATAGCCTCTGACATGGTTGCTCTTATTGACTATTCCAAGGACTATTTTGTAGTACCTGAAATGCATGTGGTGATTTTAAAAAGAGACAGTATTTCACTAACGGATTTGGATGGAAACGAAGTCAGCCCTCGTATGCTGCATGTAAACTGGGATATGACTGCAGCCAAAAAAGGCGGTTATCCTCATTTTATGCTAAAAGAGATTCATGAACAGCCGGATTCTCTTCGTAATACTATCCTTCCAAGAATTCAGAATAAACTTCCGGATTTTACGGCTGATAATATTCCGGATTCCCTCTTTGACGGTATTTCAAGAATCATTATAACAGCCTGCGGGACTGCTATGCATGCAGGTCTTATCGGTAAGGTAATGCTTGAGAGACTGCTCAGATTTCCAGTTACAGTAGAAATCGCCTCCGAGTTCCGCTACCAGGACCCTATTATAGATAAATCCACCCTGGTTATCACAATTTCACAATCAGGCGAAACAGCTGATACTCTTGCAGCATTAAAACTTGCGAAAGAATATGGTGCTTCCACTCTTTCAATTGTAAATGTAAAAGGTTCTTCTATTGCAAGAGAGAGTGATTATGTACTCTATACCCATGCAGGCCCTGAAATAGCTGTAGCCAGCACAAAAGCCTATACTGCTCAGTTATCTTGCCTTTATCTGTTAGCCTTCCGCTTTGCTTATGCAACCGGTAAGCTTGAAAAAGAAAAATGCATAGAAGAAATGCACGAACTCTTAAATATGATACCTGCACTGGAAGAGACGATTTCTTTTGATAAGAAGATCGAAGAAATCAGCAAACAGTTAACTGAGAAGGAAGATTTATTCTTTATCGGCAGAGGTCTTGATTATGCTCTCTCCTGTGAAGGCTCCATTAAGTTAAAAGAAATCAGCTATATTCATTCAGAGGCGTATGCTGCAGGTGAATTAAAGCATGGCACCCTTTCCCTGGTAACAGAAGGAGTCCCTGTTGTAGCACTTGCAACCCAACAAAAGGTTTACTCCAAAATGATCTCTAACATCCGTGAGGTGAAGGCAAGAAATGCATTTGTCGTATTAATCACAATGAAGGGTCAGGAAGCAGAACCTTCCATTTATGATTATCACATTACCTTACCGGAGGTCAAGGATACTTACGCACCTTTTCTGGCAGCAATTGTATTACAGCTTCTGGCTTATTATACCTCCTTGCACAGAGGTTTAAATGTAGATCAGCCCAGAAACCTTGCAAAATCTGTAACCGTGGAATAA